One segment of Pangasianodon hypophthalmus isolate fPanHyp1 chromosome 10, fPanHyp1.pri, whole genome shotgun sequence DNA contains the following:
- the cfap99 gene encoding cilia- and flagella-associated protein 99 isoform X2: MNYKELIREAIKLLDMYEPHKQCVDTFIEDSAKTLVNRPSAEQIFITDTVYGCIVHQKLLDIVINAFYDQKGKYFLKADRNQFVVVSYLAMFHLEDLGLEQFSTIIKSMDSSKMYKFLSFFFNVTNLTTWIHGEWSQLYDATYVERKWIEPLLRWQTEVEGLVEYLEKKTTKGSQPKKFPKKSTEPQEFDLTKPKPRPLPAPELIPQPEKPKPVPASTHRAPKEQWVLEDIKQKNHLKAQKVLYEANTQQFRCANPQKSEKTKTNSLPIRLNTAAIFREGAFYNRQREEELNRLERLMQGASEPSAFLQWQKEMKEKDLQEELAQLERRRLEGKISHEEALLARQRVLELNQHKAVLKKEETAQLMRRYAEKRLREEKEMKELVQMVADGHKNSKAAKVKLQEIKKRIVKEVSEQSQELLRQALEEAQAELSRKFELIRQIRAIESVPHLSHKFLDDTETGGHELLCEMSLAELRERLARLKEQEQREQEKRRQRILEEKQSREQQLLEQLDTITACRTAAGLATTQKQDEKKMRLKLKEAVSTDERVVALQKTLEMKQQERQKRKETEKAKSKLNEQMAAQNVKTYSHKKQVLEKQHWLQLQQALEKQVQREASRRNTSGLIQGIAT; this comes from the exons ATGAACTATAAGGAGCTGATCAGAGAGGCCATAAAGCTGCTGGACATGTACGAGCCACACAAACAGTGTGTGGACACCTTCATCGAGGACTCTGCCAAGACTCTTGTG AATCGCCCTTCTGCTGAGCAGATATTTATCACTGACACAGTTTATGGGTGTATAGTGCATCAGAAACTTTTGGATATTGTGATCAATGCCTTTTATGATCAGAAGGGAAAATATTTCCTCAAAGCTGATCGAAACCAGTTTGTTG TGGTCTCTTATCTTGCCATGTTCCATCTGGAGGATCTGGGCTTGGAGCAGTTCAGTACAATTATAAAGTCAATGGACAGCTCAAAAATGTACAAA TTCTTGAGTTTCTTCTTTAATGTTACTAACCTCACCACATGGATCCATGGGGAGTGGAGTCAGCTCTATGATGCCACCTATGTAGAGCGCAAGTGGATAGAGCCATTACTGAG ATGGCAGACTGAGGTAGAAGGCCTGGTAGAATACCTCGAGAAGAAAACAACCAAGGGCAGCCAGCCGAAGAAATTCCCTAAGAAGTCAACAGAACCTCAGGAGTTTGATCTGACAAAACCCAAACCTCGTCCGCTTCCTGCTCCTGAACTGATTCCACAACCGGAGAAACCCAAGCCG GTGCCTGCCAGTACCCACAGAGCTCCAAAAGAACAATGGGTTTTGGAGGACATCAAACAGAAGAACCATCTGAAAGCACAG AAGGTCTTGTATGAGGCGAACACTCAGCAGTTTCGATGTGCAAACCCACAGAAGTCAGAGAAAACCAAA ACAAACAGCTTGCCCATCAGACTGAACACAGCAGCGATCTTTCGGGAGGGAGCGTTTTATAATCGCCAGAGGGAAGAGGAGCTGAATAG GCTTGAGCGTCTGATGCAGGGAGCCAGTGAGCCCTCAGCGTTCCTGCAGTGGCAGaaggagatgaaggagaaggaCTTGCAGGAGGAGCTGGCTCAGCTGGAGCGCAGGAGGCTGGAGGGGAAGATTAGCCACGAGGAAGCTCTGCTGGCACGACAACGAGTCCTTGAGCTCAACCAGCACAAAGCAGTGCTCAAGAAAGAGGAG ACTGCACAGCTGATGCGCAGGTATGCAGAGAAGCGTCTGCgagaggagaaagagatgaAGGAGCTGGTGCAGATGGTGGCTGATGGCCACAAAAACTCTAAAGCTGCCAAAGTGAAACTGCAAGAGATCAAAAAACGcattg TTAAGGAGGTCTCTGAGCAAAGCCAGGAACTGCTTCGGCAGGCACTGGAAGAAGCCCAGGCCGAACTGAGCCGGAAGTTTGAGCTCATCCGTCAGATTCGGGCCATTGAGTCAGTGCCTCATCTCAGTCATAAGTTTCTGGACGATACAGAG ACAGGAGGTCATGAGCTGCTTTGTGAGATGTCTTTAGCGGAGCTGCGGGAACGCTTGGCCAGGCTGAAGGAGCAGGAGCAGCGAGAGCAGGAGAAAAGGAGGCAAAGGATTCTGGAGGAGAAACAGAGCAGAGAACAGCAACTGCTTGAGCAGCTGGACACCATTACTGCATGTAGGACTGCAGCAGGACTGGCCACTACACAAAA aCAGGATGAGAAGAAAATGAGACTGAAGTTGAAGGAGGCGGTCAGCACAGATGAAAGAGTGGTGGCCCTGCAGAAGACTCTGGAGATGAAACAGcaggaaagacagaagaggaagGAAACTGAAAAAGCCAAATCGAAGTTAAATGAACAGATGGCTGCTCAAAACGTCAAGACCTATAGCCATAAAAAG CAGGTACTGGAGAAGCAGCACTGGCTGCAGCTGCAGCAGGCTTTAGAGAAACAGGTCCAGAGAGAGGCATCAAGAAGAAATACTTCAGGTCTGATCCAAGGAATAGCTACCTAA
- the cfap99 gene encoding cilia- and flagella-associated protein 99 isoform X1, translated as MNYKELIREAIKLLDMYEPHKQCVDTFIEDSAKTLVNRPSAEQIFITDTVYGCIVHQKLLDIVINAFYDQKGKYFLKADRNQFVVVSYLAMFHLEDLGLEQFSTIIKSMDSSKMYKFLSFFFNVTNLTTWIHGEWSQLYDATYVERKWIEPLLRWQTEVEGLVEYLEKKTTKGSQPKKFPKKSTEPQEFDLTKPKPRPLPAPELIPQPEKPKPVPASTHRAPKEQWVLEDIKQKNHLKAQKVLYEANTQQFRCANPQKSEKTKNIMSQIQQNREAKLKFDSIYSSGTPATHKTNSLPIRLNTAAIFREGAFYNRQREEELNRLERLMQGASEPSAFLQWQKEMKEKDLQEELAQLERRRLEGKISHEEALLARQRVLELNQHKAVLKKEETAQLMRRYAEKRLREEKEMKELVQMVADGHKNSKAAKVKLQEIKKRIVKEVSEQSQELLRQALEEAQAELSRKFELIRQIRAIESVPHLSHKFLDDTETGGHELLCEMSLAELRERLARLKEQEQREQEKRRQRILEEKQSREQQLLEQLDTITACRTAAGLATTQKQDEKKMRLKLKEAVSTDERVVALQKTLEMKQQERQKRKETEKAKSKLNEQMAAQNVKTYSHKKQVLEKQHWLQLQQALEKQVQREASRRNTSGLIQGIAT; from the exons ATGAACTATAAGGAGCTGATCAGAGAGGCCATAAAGCTGCTGGACATGTACGAGCCACACAAACAGTGTGTGGACACCTTCATCGAGGACTCTGCCAAGACTCTTGTG AATCGCCCTTCTGCTGAGCAGATATTTATCACTGACACAGTTTATGGGTGTATAGTGCATCAGAAACTTTTGGATATTGTGATCAATGCCTTTTATGATCAGAAGGGAAAATATTTCCTCAAAGCTGATCGAAACCAGTTTGTTG TGGTCTCTTATCTTGCCATGTTCCATCTGGAGGATCTGGGCTTGGAGCAGTTCAGTACAATTATAAAGTCAATGGACAGCTCAAAAATGTACAAA TTCTTGAGTTTCTTCTTTAATGTTACTAACCTCACCACATGGATCCATGGGGAGTGGAGTCAGCTCTATGATGCCACCTATGTAGAGCGCAAGTGGATAGAGCCATTACTGAG ATGGCAGACTGAGGTAGAAGGCCTGGTAGAATACCTCGAGAAGAAAACAACCAAGGGCAGCCAGCCGAAGAAATTCCCTAAGAAGTCAACAGAACCTCAGGAGTTTGATCTGACAAAACCCAAACCTCGTCCGCTTCCTGCTCCTGAACTGATTCCACAACCGGAGAAACCCAAGCCG GTGCCTGCCAGTACCCACAGAGCTCCAAAAGAACAATGGGTTTTGGAGGACATCAAACAGAAGAACCATCTGAAAGCACAG AAGGTCTTGTATGAGGCGAACACTCAGCAGTTTCGATGTGCAAACCCACAGAAGTCAGAGAAAACCAAA AATATAATGTCCCAGATTCAGCAAAACCGTGAAGCTAAACTCAAATTTGACTCAATTTACTCCTCTGGAACTCCAGCTACTCATAAG ACAAACAGCTTGCCCATCAGACTGAACACAGCAGCGATCTTTCGGGAGGGAGCGTTTTATAATCGCCAGAGGGAAGAGGAGCTGAATAG GCTTGAGCGTCTGATGCAGGGAGCCAGTGAGCCCTCAGCGTTCCTGCAGTGGCAGaaggagatgaaggagaaggaCTTGCAGGAGGAGCTGGCTCAGCTGGAGCGCAGGAGGCTGGAGGGGAAGATTAGCCACGAGGAAGCTCTGCTGGCACGACAACGAGTCCTTGAGCTCAACCAGCACAAAGCAGTGCTCAAGAAAGAGGAG ACTGCACAGCTGATGCGCAGGTATGCAGAGAAGCGTCTGCgagaggagaaagagatgaAGGAGCTGGTGCAGATGGTGGCTGATGGCCACAAAAACTCTAAAGCTGCCAAAGTGAAACTGCAAGAGATCAAAAAACGcattg TTAAGGAGGTCTCTGAGCAAAGCCAGGAACTGCTTCGGCAGGCACTGGAAGAAGCCCAGGCCGAACTGAGCCGGAAGTTTGAGCTCATCCGTCAGATTCGGGCCATTGAGTCAGTGCCTCATCTCAGTCATAAGTTTCTGGACGATACAGAG ACAGGAGGTCATGAGCTGCTTTGTGAGATGTCTTTAGCGGAGCTGCGGGAACGCTTGGCCAGGCTGAAGGAGCAGGAGCAGCGAGAGCAGGAGAAAAGGAGGCAAAGGATTCTGGAGGAGAAACAGAGCAGAGAACAGCAACTGCTTGAGCAGCTGGACACCATTACTGCATGTAGGACTGCAGCAGGACTGGCCACTACACAAAA aCAGGATGAGAAGAAAATGAGACTGAAGTTGAAGGAGGCGGTCAGCACAGATGAAAGAGTGGTGGCCCTGCAGAAGACTCTGGAGATGAAACAGcaggaaagacagaagaggaagGAAACTGAAAAAGCCAAATCGAAGTTAAATGAACAGATGGCTGCTCAAAACGTCAAGACCTATAGCCATAAAAAG CAGGTACTGGAGAAGCAGCACTGGCTGCAGCTGCAGCAGGCTTTAGAGAAACAGGTCCAGAGAGAGGCATCAAGAAGAAATACTTCAGGTCTGATCCAAGGAATAGCTACCTAA